CAGCCGGCCCAGGTCGTCTTGCCACAGGTCGTGCAGGTGACGGCGTAGCACATGGGGTTCTCCTCGGCGGGGGTCGGTGGTGGGAGGGTCCGGACGGCTCAGACGGTCGCTTGCTCGGCGGCGATCTGCTGCCGCACGGAGTCCATGTCCACGGACCTCACGGCGTCGACCAGCTGGTCCAGGTCGGTCGCGCGGAGTGCTCCGGGCTCGGCGAACAGGATGATCCCGTCGCGGAACGCCATGAGCGTGGGGATCGACGTGATGCTGAACCCGGCGGCCAGCTGCTGCTGCGCCTCGGTGTCGACCTTGCCGAACACGACGTCGGGGTGCTTCTCGGACGCGGCCTCGAAGACCGGGCCGAACGAGCGGCAGGGGCCGCACCACGCAGCCCAGAAGTCCAGCAGGACGATGTCGTTGCCGGAGACGGTCTCCTCGAGGTTCTCGAGGGTGATCTCTCGCGTCGCCATGTCGTCATCGTATACCCCCGGGGGTATGCCTGCGCCGTGATGTGCCTCACCCGGGGACGGGTACCTCGACCTGCCGCACGAGCCTCGACGGCGTCAGGGGCGGGCGGCGCTCACTCCTCGATCGCCGCGTCGAGGGCGCGCAGGTGCTGGCGGAACGTGATCCCCGTCGCCGCGCGGGCCTCCAGGTACTCGGCGAACCGGGTCTGCTCGCGCAGCGTCGTGCCGAGCTGCATGCGGGCGGCCTGGCGACGCTCGGTGTCCCGGATGCGGGCAGCGGCGTCCGCGATCTCCGGCACGCGGTCGGCGGGGAGGAACAGCACGCCGTCGTCG
The sequence above is a segment of the Cellulomonas fimi genome. Coding sequences within it:
- a CDS encoding thioredoxin family protein, encoding MATREITLENLEETVSGNDIVLLDFWAAWCGPCRSFGPVFEAASEKHPDVVFGKVDTEAQQQLAAGFSITSIPTLMAFRDGIILFAEPGALRATDLDQLVDAVRSVDMDSVRQQIAAEQATV